The Nostoc sp. NIES-3756 DNA window GGAAGTAGAAACAGGGGTACGATTTTTAAATGATGACACCCAAAAGCTACAGCCGTTTGAGCAAAACTTTTAATCTGCTCATGCAAAGGTTCAGCAGCCAATTCCAAATATCCTGTCCCTACCAATTTTTCTGAGATATGCAGTTTTTCAGCCACCAACGTAGCTAATTGCTGCATAGCAACTTCAGGACGCGGATCTCGGCTACCGTGGGATACCAATAAATAAGCAGATGACATGGGTAATAAGTTCTTCGTAGCTATTTTTACTATGCTACAAAAGATTTCAGTAATTTAAAACTAGGAAATAAACATGCAGATTGCCATCGATAGCATTGCTATAAATTAAAAATGGCATCTAAAAAGTCTAAAAAAACTAAATCACCAGAAATATTTGGTGTTCAAATACAAACCACCATACCAGAGCCTGTAATGATACCCATTCCTAGCCAAGAGCTTGGCTCTGTGAGCATGATGGAATTTGTAATAACTATAAAAAACAATCAACAGTCAATCCTCCCTCATTGTTCTTGTGCTGTGTAAGTATAAAAGTTATTGAATGCTCCCACAGTTTCAAACTTGTAAGAGGGTATAAAATCGCTGATTTTTAATTCAGTACGGTAAATACTGAACAGAAAAAAGTCTTGCCGTTCAGTAGTAGCGGAGAGGAGTTGACGTATTTGGGGATTAGCGGAATCTACGATTTTGTCACAGTTGTAGTTCATCAACCGTTCTAAGAGCTTTGTTGTTTTATTGCAGACATCACTTTTTAAGTATTCCGACAGCCGTTGCACAGCGTAGTCCTCATATTCAGCTTGATGAGGATTGGTTTTCGCCATTGTGACTCCCAACACAGTTGTTAATCCTAAGGCTCCTATCGATGCCATGATGGTAAAGGGTTTCATAGTTCCTAACTTTTATTCGCTAAGTAAATTTGCATTGCCAAGACTATAAATCAGTAAAATTCATTCTTGGCGACAAAAAATTCTGGATCATTTTACAAAACAGATGCTATACTAAAGAATGTCTGTGGCGGGCGTAGCCAAGTGGTTAAGGCAGTGGATTGTGGTTCCACCATTCGGGGGTTCAAGTCCCCTCGTTCGCCCTTTTTAAGTTACAAAAGCCAACATTAACAGCAAAGCATAACTCAACCGGTGATCATTATGATCCTATCTGTTGAAGTGGCGATTTGACAGCTCACGATGTGGCAAGAAGCTGATCTAAGTTGTGTTGATTAATTAAGTATTGGTTAATCTGGAGATGATTATCCTGTGATGCTTTTCCTTCTATATTGCTGACATCTTAGTTAACAGCATTTGTGATGTTTTATTGATTCATATTTCTCAATATTGTAACAAGTCTTTAATACTAAAACTAACAATATGAAGTAAGGGTTTTCTCTAGTAATCAATAAAATTTCTGAATAAAAAAATAAATAAATACGTAAAATGTCTAATGTATATTCTTTAATGAGAAATTATTCTATATCTAATAATTATATATTTTATAGTTCCATTCCCGATGAACCCAGCAAACGAACAGGATGAGCAATGTAGTGTTCATGAGCAATCAGGCAGTCTGACACAGCAGTTAATGCTACATCGCATCAGTAACCGCATTCGACAATCTTTAGAACTTCAAGAAATCCTCTCTACAACTGTTGCGGAAGTTCGTTTGTTTTTGGGAACCGATCGAATTAAGATTTACCAGTTTCAAGCAGATGGTCATGGTTTAGTAATTGCCGAATCAATTTGTGAAAATCGTCTCCCCTCTTTATTAGGTTTGCATTTTCCGGCTGATGACATTCCCGCCTACGCCCGCGAACTATATTTACGCGCACGCCAGCGCACAATTATAGATTTAGACTCTCATCAAATTGGCATTAGTCCATTGGACTGTATAGAAACAGGCGAACTTATACAAAATCAAGATATTCGTTATCGTCCCGTAGACCCTTGCCATCGAGAGTATATGAACGCAATGGGTGTAAAATCTTCTGTGGTCGTGCCGATTGTCATTGAAGCTACTAATTCCAGTAAAACTTTACTACCGCCTTTGCCAGCCAGCAGCTACCTTTGGGGTTTGTTGGTATCCCATCATTCAGAACCACGAGTTGTAACTGAAGAAGAATTATTGTTTATTCAGTCAGTTGTAGATCAAGTATCGATCGCGATCGCTCAGTCGATTTTACTCGAACGTGTACGCGAACAAGCCAAGCAGGAAGCCCATATCAACCGTGTCACAACTTTACTCTACACCACACCTACAGTCCAACTACAAGCAGCATTAGAAGAAGTTGTTAAGGTCTTTGAAGGATCTGGTGGACGGTTGTATCTCAAGAGTCAAAATTCCACACAAAACACGGAAATCTATACCTGCGGTGTCCAACCAGAACCCCTAGAAGCGACAACAGGTAGACCGATTGAGGAAAATATGCTGTGGCAGAAGTATTTAGGATCAGCATTAGTCAAAAATGATGACCACACTGATGCTATTACCAGTAAACCTTGGTCGGTGCAATGGATGCGGGCAATGTATGCCCTCAATGAAGTTCCCCAAATATTAGATAATGAGTCTGATATTTGGGCGATCGCTGATATTTACAAAGAACCTTTGTTTCGTACCCTGAGTTTCACGTTTGAATCTACACAGATTCGGGGTGTGCTAATTATTCCACTTTATTTTGGTCAGGAAGTGCTGGGTAGTCTGACTATTTTTCGAGATGAAGTAGAGCAAAAATTTGTTTGGGCAGGTTATCACCAACCCGACACCCGCCAATTATCACCGCGTAAATCCTTTGACGCTTGGCAGCAAATCAAAAAAGGTCAGGCACAAGCTTGGACAGAGGCTAATATCCGCCTCGCTCAAGCGATGAGTGAGCGATTTTCCTCTGCTGTCAAGCAGTATCAGTTATACAATCAAGTGCAAATTCTCAATGCCAATTTAGAGCAACAAGTAGAAGTTCGCACTTTAGAGTTGCAGGAGTCAATGATCATCGCCAACCAAAAGCGCAGTTTAGCAGAGCAACTCGCCAAAGAACTATCAATTTTTGCAGAGCAACAGCAAACATTGATGGGTGTGATTACCAAAATTCGGGAATCCTTGGATTTAAACAAAATATTTAAGGCAACCACTCAAGAAGTCCGCCAACTGCTTAATGCTGATCGTGTAGCAGTGTTTCGCTTTGCTCATGACTCTGATTTTACATTAGGCGAGTTTATCTCTGAGGATGTGCGAGCAGGCTTTGCTTCGGCAATTGCTATCCCTATTAGAGATGGTTGTTTTCGTCATTATGGCAAACAAGGCTCCAAGAAAAAGTTTTACACCATTGATGATATTGACAAAGCGGATCTGGCTCCTTGCTATGTGGCAACTCTGGTGAAATTTCAGATCAAAGCCTACTTGATAGCACCCCTATTTATCGGTGAGACACTGTGGGGATTACTTTGTATTTACCAGTGTTCAACCCCCCGTCAATGGCACATCAAAGAAAAAGAATTTATCACTCAAATTGCTACACAGTTAGGTGTGGCAGTACAACAGGCAAGACTGCTAGAACAAGCAAAGAGTATGCAAATAGCAGCAGATGCCGCCAACCAAGCCAAGAGTGAATTTTTGGCCAGCATGAGTCATGAGTTGCGGACACCTCTCAATGCCATCTTAGGCATGTCTCAATGTTTACAGGAAAACATTTTTGGGGAATTAACTCCAGCACAAAAAAAAGCTGTTACCACAATTGAAAATAGTGGTGAACATCTACTGTCTTTAATTAATGACATCTTGGATTTGGCAAAAATTGAGTCTGGCAAAGTGGAATTGCAGATTAAGCCAATCTCGCTCCACAACTTGTGCAGTTTCAGTCTCAGTTTTGTCAAACAAATAGCTGTTAGCAAAAATATCGAAC harbors:
- a CDS encoding GAF domain-containing protein, whose translation is MNPANEQDEQCSVHEQSGSLTQQLMLHRISNRIRQSLELQEILSTTVAEVRLFLGTDRIKIYQFQADGHGLVIAESICENRLPSLLGLHFPADDIPAYARELYLRARQRTIIDLDSHQIGISPLDCIETGELIQNQDIRYRPVDPCHREYMNAMGVKSSVVVPIVIEATNSSKTLLPPLPASSYLWGLLVSHHSEPRVVTEEELLFIQSVVDQVSIAIAQSILLERVREQAKQEAHINRVTTLLYTTPTVQLQAALEEVVKVFEGSGGRLYLKSQNSTQNTEIYTCGVQPEPLEATTGRPIEENMLWQKYLGSALVKNDDHTDAITSKPWSVQWMRAMYALNEVPQILDNESDIWAIADIYKEPLFRTLSFTFESTQIRGVLIIPLYFGQEVLGSLTIFRDEVEQKFVWAGYHQPDTRQLSPRKSFDAWQQIKKGQAQAWTEANIRLAQAMSERFSSAVKQYQLYNQVQILNANLEQQVEVRTLELQESMIIANQKRSLAEQLAKELSIFAEQQQTLMGVITKIRESLDLNKIFKATTQEVRQLLNADRVAVFRFAHDSDFTLGEFISEDVRAGFASAIAIPIRDGCFRHYGKQGSKKKFYTIDDIDKADLAPCYVATLVKFQIKAYLIAPLFIGETLWGLLCIYQCSTPRQWHIKEKEFITQIATQLGVAVQQARLLEQAKSMQIAADAANQAKSEFLASMSHELRTPLNAILGMSQCLQENIFGELTPAQKKAVTTIENSGEHLLSLINDILDLAKIESGKVELQIKPISLHNLCSFSLSFVKQIAVSKNIELNLDIRCPIDEIALDELRTRQILINLLSNAVKFTPKGGSVTLKVWLEGLEQQEGSSLLTQAPDETQKTEDLLPPLSSASCPSSPYIKFSVSDTGIGIAQADIPKLFQSFVQVDSSLNRQYSGTGLGLSLVNRLVELQNGSIDVVSSVGAGSCFTVVLPYFDIEHMLQLQALQIQTTYEEKQSTPVTSDILNDDQPEQAVILLAEDNQANIDTFFAYLSFGKYQVIVAQNGEEAINLALKYKPHIILMDIQMPGIDGLEAIRRIRALPEIAHVQIIALTALAMPGDCERCLAAGANEYLAKPILLQELQATIDRCWEQSQNLRTKFFC
- a CDS encoding DUF4359 domain-containing protein, with product MKPFTIMASIGALGLTTVLGVTMAKTNPHQAEYEDYAVQRLSEYLKSDVCNKTTKLLERLMNYNCDKIVDSANPQIRQLLSATTERQDFFLFSIYRTELKISDFIPSYKFETVGAFNNFYTYTAQEQ